One Candidatus Campbellbacteria bacterium genomic window carries:
- a CDS encoding cell wall hydrolase — MKSKILASFPSFSAKVCAFGLIHVLTFGTGVNLLSNPSVVTAAIAGDEATPVVDVQDEILWFARAIYSETKVPAEQTLVAWVIRNRVESGKFRDTYKGVVLQPGQFSGFSSVDAQYGINSSLTLEDENPSWKSAVAIAEAVYVANPILRPLSADVLHFYSPISVVNTPKWAQGRDADHVVRDMRGNARFAFYADIL; from the coding sequence ATGAAATCAAAAATTCTAGCAAGCTTTCCAAGTTTTTCAGCCAAAGTATGTGCTTTCGGTCTTATTCACGTATTAACGTTTGGTACAGGTGTTAATCTTCTCTCAAATCCATCCGTTGTTACGGCTGCGATTGCAGGGGATGAGGCAACACCGGTCGTTGATGTACAGGATGAAATTTTGTGGTTTGCCCGAGCTATTTATTCGGAAACCAAAGTTCCCGCTGAGCAAACACTCGTTGCGTGGGTTATTCGTAACCGTGTTGAATCAGGCAAGTTCCGCGACACCTACAAAGGAGTAGTGTTACAACCCGGTCAGTTTTCAGGATTTTCTTCTGTTGACGCGCAGTATGGTATTAACTCATCACTGACACTTGAAGATGAGAATCCTTCATGGAAAAGTGCGGTTGCAATTGCGGAGGCGGTGTATGTTGCTAATCCAATATTACGCCCCTTGTCTGCAGATGTGCTTCACTTCTATTCACCAATTTCTGTTGTGAATACCCCAAAGTGGGCGCAAGGACGTGACGCAGACCACGTGGTTCGCGATATGCGAGGAAACGCACGTTTTGCCTTCTACGCCGATATACTATAA
- a CDS encoding ParB/RepB/Spo0J family partition protein, producing MVQTLRRVAAKARAVRSEDLFYCPVHRSRISVGACKAFCSVPQNNTERCTREFHCESPWRLCWACLLNHGLGERGGVAENKDRGLCDFHLKNGIEKRPDWAPKRDGESGHGSSIDDISDRIRSHSHTAGGGGSGTVKTQKTIHLVKGKQVPVDTVLEVDCALVVPLSEQPRTYFDKDELEGLLNSIAEAGQIQTVPAVSLPDGTFRIRDGERRWRVCTKLKRPLRVVVVPELPHEEEIEQAAIANFLRQGHTPIEQARIFMRLKEGPLKRTVAKIGQMFGMTTASVYNHLILIEKLDVRVQNLMDPVKQGSSKAILRPSVAQYLTAFHERPEEQVGLAREIMKRKLNLREAKTLIDKYADKLKIKTGRGREAQPYDHIRTIKRTMANTSIVLDRFSEFSDDDWERLWKTHSWTERELVANRLTTLIKRLQELQGHVDRTLKG from the coding sequence ATGGTTCAAACACTTCGTCGTGTGGCAGCAAAGGCCCGGGCGGTACGGTCAGAAGACCTCTTTTACTGTCCTGTCCATCGGTCTAGAATTAGTGTTGGGGCATGTAAGGCATTCTGCTCTGTTCCGCAGAACAACACGGAACGGTGCACGAGGGAGTTTCACTGCGAGTCGCCGTGGCGACTCTGCTGGGCGTGTCTTCTGAACCACGGTTTAGGAGAGAGGGGTGGTGTGGCAGAAAACAAGGACCGCGGACTCTGTGATTTTCATCTCAAGAACGGTATTGAGAAGCGTCCCGATTGGGCGCCAAAGAGAGATGGAGAAAGCGGGCACGGTTCTTCTATCGACGACATCTCAGACCGTATCAGGAGTCACTCGCACACGGCGGGGGGTGGAGGAAGCGGTACAGTAAAGACACAGAAGACTATCCATCTCGTCAAAGGGAAACAAGTTCCCGTCGACACCGTTCTTGAAGTTGACTGTGCGCTGGTAGTTCCTCTGAGTGAACAGCCACGCACGTACTTCGACAAAGATGAGCTCGAGGGTCTCCTCAACTCAATTGCCGAAGCGGGGCAGATTCAGACCGTTCCGGCGGTTTCACTTCCCGACGGCACATTCCGCATTCGTGATGGTGAACGACGGTGGCGAGTGTGCACGAAGCTCAAGCGTCCGCTACGTGTCGTTGTCGTTCCCGAGCTTCCTCATGAGGAGGAGATTGAACAGGCGGCAATCGCAAACTTCCTTCGGCAAGGTCACACACCGATTGAACAAGCGCGCATCTTCATGCGACTCAAGGAAGGACCGCTGAAGCGCACCGTCGCGAAGATTGGTCAGATGTTTGGCATGACGACCGCGAGCGTCTACAACCACCTCATCCTCATCGAGAAGCTCGACGTGCGCGTTCAGAATCTCATGGATCCGGTGAAGCAGGGAAGTTCAAAAGCAATCCTGCGTCCCTCGGTGGCTCAGTATCTCACCGCATTTCACGAACGTCCTGAAGAGCAGGTGGGGCTCGCGCGAGAAATTATGAAGCGCAAGCTCAACCTGCGCGAAGCAAAGACCTTGATCGACAAGTATGCCGACAAGCTCAAGATCAAGACGGGGCGTGGGCGAGAGGCACAACCGTATGACCACATCCGGACTATCAAACGGACGATGGCAAACACCAGTATCGTTCTCGATCGGTTCTCGGAATTCTCCGACGACGATTGGGAGCGTCTGTGGAAGACGCACTCATGGACCGAGCGGGAACTTGTTGCCAATCGTTTGACCACGCTCATCAAACGACTACAGGAGCTCCAAGGTCACGTTGACCGGACGCTCAAAGGTTAG
- a CDS encoding MBL fold metallo-hydrolase translates to MLSAGFISFGGAKLLQTNLDFISRIYTEHMRSWKLYLFALALLVFITGSIWYVAHQFEREPVLTVAFLDIGQGDSIFIESPSGKQMLIDGGPDKHVIQQLSRVMPFFDRSVDVVLNTHPDKDHIGGLPEILRRYDVSYVMDPGIESDSGTYGYYIQLVEQEIQKGGKYIEARRGQIINFQDGAYVRILFPDRDVSAVTNNNNASIVVQVVYGNTEVMLTGDAPQSIEKYVVALDGATLKSDILKAGHHGSRTSSSPEFVRAVSPTYAIISAGKDNQYGHPHKEVMQLFASSSIQTLATYDLGIIIFESDGKTVKVESGM, encoded by the coding sequence ATGTTAAGTGCTGGATTTATTTCTTTTGGAGGAGCTAAGCTCCTCCAAACTAATCTGGATTTTATCTCACGGATATATACTGAACACATGCGCTCATGGAAACTATATCTTTTTGCACTCGCGCTTCTTGTTTTTATAACGGGAAGTATTTGGTATGTTGCACACCAATTTGAACGTGAGCCAGTTTTAACCGTTGCATTTTTAGATATTGGACAAGGCGACTCTATATTTATTGAAAGCCCGTCGGGAAAGCAGATGCTTATTGATGGTGGTCCAGACAAGCATGTCATACAACAACTCTCTCGTGTGATGCCGTTTTTTGATAGAAGCGTTGATGTCGTTCTCAACACACATCCGGACAAAGACCACATCGGCGGATTGCCCGAGATACTGCGTCGCTATGATGTGTCGTACGTTATGGATCCAGGAATTGAATCGGACAGTGGAACGTACGGATACTACATACAACTTGTCGAACAGGAAATACAGAAGGGCGGAAAATATATTGAAGCTCGGCGAGGACAAATAATTAATTTTCAAGATGGTGCATACGTGCGCATTTTATTTCCTGACCGTGACGTAAGCGCTGTGACAAACAATAACAATGCATCTATTGTTGTGCAGGTTGTGTATGGAAACACAGAAGTGATGCTGACAGGTGACGCACCACAAAGTATTGAAAAATATGTGGTGGCGCTTGACGGAGCAACACTCAAGAGTGATATTTTGAAAGCGGGACACCATGGTTCACGAACATCAAGCTCTCCTGAATTTGTACGAGCAGTTTCTCCGACGTACGCGATTATTTCTGCGGGAAAAGATAATCAGTATGGCCACCCACACAAAGAGGTTATGCAACTTTTTGCATCATCAAGCATTCAAACCCTCGCCACATACGACCTCGGTATAATCA